One Luteimonas sp. MC1825 DNA segment encodes these proteins:
- the nuoH gene encoding NADH-quinone oxidoreductase subunit NuoH: MSTTNTASLVLDAVSPFREWLDALGPIGTVIWLVLLILCIAMPVIIAVAFYVVWERKLIGWMHIRHGPMYVGWGVLQAFADVFKLLFKEVIQPTRAHPVLYVLAPMITMVPALAAWAVVPFDAQMVLSNANAGLLYLLAVVSLGVYGIIIAGWASNSKYAFLGAMRAAAQMVSYEIAMGFALVGVMVASGSLNLSAIVMAQSGNAGFLEWFWLPLLPLFVIYFISGVAETNRSPFDVVEGESEIVAGHMVEYSGSVFALFFLAEYANMILVSVLTAIFFLGGWLSPFQGWFAGVPVLEWLAVDGWWWLIAKAFFFASCFVWFRATFPRYRYDQIMRLGWKVFIPLAIAWIAVTALMAYFGVFEAGA, from the coding sequence ATGAGCACGACCAATACCGCAAGCCTGGTGCTCGACGCCGTTTCGCCGTTCCGCGAATGGCTCGATGCGCTCGGCCCCATCGGTACCGTCATCTGGCTGGTGCTGCTGATCCTCTGTATCGCCATGCCGGTGATCATCGCCGTGGCGTTCTACGTGGTCTGGGAGCGCAAGCTGATCGGCTGGATGCACATCCGCCACGGCCCGATGTATGTCGGCTGGGGCGTGCTGCAGGCCTTCGCCGACGTCTTCAAGCTCCTGTTCAAGGAAGTCATCCAGCCGACGCGCGCGCACCCGGTGCTGTACGTGCTGGCGCCGATGATCACCATGGTCCCGGCGCTCGCCGCCTGGGCGGTGGTGCCGTTCGACGCGCAGATGGTGCTGTCCAATGCCAACGCGGGCCTGCTGTACCTGCTGGCGGTGGTCTCGCTCGGCGTGTACGGCATCATCATTGCCGGCTGGGCGTCGAACTCGAAGTACGCGTTCCTCGGTGCCATGCGCGCCGCGGCGCAGATGGTGAGCTACGAGATCGCGATGGGCTTCGCGCTGGTCGGCGTGATGGTCGCTTCGGGCAGCCTCAACCTGAGCGCCATCGTGATGGCGCAGTCCGGAAACGCCGGCTTCCTCGAGTGGTTCTGGCTGCCGCTGCTGCCGCTGTTCGTCATCTACTTCATCTCCGGCGTGGCCGAGACCAACCGCTCGCCGTTCGACGTGGTCGAGGGTGAGTCCGAGATCGTCGCCGGGCACATGGTGGAGTACTCCGGCTCGGTGTTCGCGCTGTTCTTCCTGGCCGAGTACGCCAACATGATCCTGGTGAGCGTGCTCACCGCGATCTTCTTCCTGGGCGGCTGGCTGTCGCCGTTCCAGGGCTGGTTCGCCGGCGTGCCGGTGCTCGAGTGGCTGGCGGTCGACGGCTGGTGGTGGCTGATCGCCAAGGCGTTCTTCTTCGCGAGCTGCTTCGTGTGGTTCCGCGCCACGTTCCCGCGCTACCGCTATGACCAGATCATGCGCCTGGGCTG
- the nuoG gene encoding NADH-quinone oxidoreductase subunit NuoG, whose translation MSAQPVNPNLAPDHVTVFIDGVEMAAPKGSMIIQAADKAGIPIPRFCYHDKLAIAANCRMCLVDVEKMGKPAPACATPVMDGMRVQTRSEKALKSQRNVMEFLLINHPLDCPVCDQGGECELQDLSLGYGRSVSRFSERKRVVADEDMGPLVATDMTRCIQCTRCIRFTAEIAGTYELGGMQRGESLQIGTYDGKPLTTELSGNVIDVCPVGALTNKVFRFRARPWELIARESLGYHDALGSNLFLHSRRGEVMRAVPRDNEAVNECWISDRDRYSHQGLYADDRASRPLLRVASNGDDGDWREASWDEALARAAQILRDNAADDLGILVHPATSNEEGALLARLAEALGTGNLDHRISQRDLSDAAVAEPFAMPVEDIEQADAIVIVGSHLRYELPLLHQRVRKAWVRGARVHVVNPVDFEFAFDITSKTIVAPSRIAAALGSVELAAALKDSARVVVIVGGVAENGAHAADIRAAAAALAASGNGALCRIPQGANALGLARNGVLPASRDAGTMLAQPRSGYVTYGVEPGLDFADQASAMAALGGAQVVAFSHFACASTRRVADVILPIGLLPEIDATLTNLDGREQRAVAAGKLPDQARPGWKALRALGGLLALPGFDFVDLAEVRAGMAPRSVAVSASATTVGEGGGEGLELAVSQAIYRTDGVTRRAAALQAHPLTAGPRITLHPDDASAAGVADGAMAKVSNHAGTATLQVVASDRVARGAAWVESGYGATAALAGGRARVVAA comes from the coding sequence ATGAGCGCCCAGCCCGTGAATCCCAACCTCGCGCCCGACCACGTCACCGTCTTCATCGACGGCGTGGAGATGGCCGCGCCCAAGGGCTCGATGATCATCCAGGCCGCCGACAAGGCCGGCATCCCGATCCCGCGCTTCTGCTACCACGACAAGCTCGCCATCGCCGCCAACTGCCGCATGTGCCTGGTCGACGTGGAGAAGATGGGCAAGCCTGCGCCCGCCTGCGCCACCCCGGTGATGGACGGCATGCGCGTGCAGACGCGCAGCGAGAAGGCGCTCAAGTCGCAGCGCAACGTGATGGAGTTCCTGCTGATCAACCACCCGCTCGACTGCCCGGTCTGCGACCAGGGTGGCGAATGCGAGCTGCAGGACCTGTCGCTCGGCTACGGCCGTTCGGTCAGCCGTTTCAGCGAGCGCAAGCGCGTGGTGGCCGACGAGGACATGGGTCCGCTGGTCGCCACCGACATGACGCGCTGCATCCAGTGCACGCGCTGCATCCGCTTCACCGCCGAAATCGCCGGTACCTATGAACTCGGCGGCATGCAGCGCGGCGAAAGCCTGCAGATCGGCACCTACGACGGCAAGCCGCTGACCACCGAACTGTCCGGCAACGTGATCGACGTGTGCCCGGTCGGCGCGCTCACCAACAAGGTGTTCCGCTTCCGCGCGCGCCCTTGGGAGCTGATCGCACGCGAGTCGCTGGGCTACCACGACGCGCTCGGCAGCAACCTGTTCCTGCATTCGCGCCGCGGCGAGGTGATGCGCGCGGTTCCGCGCGACAACGAGGCCGTCAACGAGTGCTGGATCTCGGACCGTGACCGCTATTCGCACCAGGGCCTGTACGCCGACGACCGCGCCAGCCGACCGCTGCTGCGCGTCGCCAGCAATGGCGATGACGGCGACTGGCGCGAGGCGTCATGGGACGAGGCGCTGGCGCGTGCCGCGCAGATCCTGCGCGACAATGCCGCCGACGACCTCGGCATCCTGGTGCATCCGGCGACCTCCAACGAGGAGGGCGCGCTGCTGGCGCGCCTGGCCGAGGCCCTTGGCACCGGCAACCTCGACCACCGCATTTCCCAGCGTGACCTCTCCGACGCCGCGGTGGCCGAGCCGTTCGCCATGCCGGTGGAAGACATCGAACAGGCGGACGCGATCGTCATCGTCGGCAGCCACCTGCGTTACGAACTGCCGTTGCTGCACCAGCGCGTGCGCAAGGCCTGGGTCCGTGGCGCGCGCGTGCACGTGGTCAATCCGGTGGACTTCGAGTTCGCCTTCGACATCACGTCGAAGACGATCGTCGCGCCGTCCCGCATCGCCGCCGCGCTCGGCTCCGTGGAGCTTGCCGCCGCACTGAAGGACAGCGCGCGCGTGGTGGTGATCGTCGGTGGCGTGGCCGAGAACGGCGCGCATGCCGCGGACATCCGCGCCGCGGCCGCCGCGCTTGCCGCCTCCGGCAACGGCGCGCTGTGCCGCATCCCGCAGGGCGCGAACGCGCTCGGCCTGGCGCGCAACGGCGTCCTGCCGGCTTCGCGTGACGCGGGCACGATGCTGGCGCAGCCGCGCAGCGGCTACGTGACGTACGGCGTCGAGCCTGGACTCGACTTCGCCGACCAGGCGAGTGCGATGGCCGCGCTTGGCGGCGCGCAGGTCGTGGCCTTCAGCCACTTCGCCTGCGCATCGACGCGCCGCGTGGCCGATGTGATCCTGCCGATCGGCCTGCTGCCCGAGATCGACGCCACCCTGACCAACCTCGATGGCCGCGAGCAGCGCGCCGTCGCCGCCGGCAAGTTGCCGGATCAGGCGCGACCAGGCTGGAAGGCCCTGCGTGCACTCGGCGGGCTGCTGGCGCTGCCGGGCTTCGATTTCGTCGATCTGGCCGAAGTGCGCGCCGGCATGGCGCCGCGCAGCGTCGCGGTGTCGGCCTCCGCGACCACGGTGGGCGAGGGCGGCGGCGAAGGCCTTGAGCTCGCCGTGTCGCAGGCGATCTACCGCACCGACGGCGTCACGCGTCGCGCGGCCGCGCTGCAGGCACATCCGCTCACCGCCGGTCCGCGCATCACGCTCCACCCCGACGATGCGTCGGCGGCGGGCGTGGCCGATGGCGCCATGGCCAAGGTGTCCAACCACGCCGGCACCGCCACCCTGCAGGTAGTCGCCAGCGACCGCGTCGCGCGGGGCGCGGCGTGGGTCGAATCCGGGTACGGCGCCACGGCGGCGCTTGCCGGCGGCCGCGCCAGGGTGGTGGCCGCATGA
- the nuoF gene encoding NADH-quinone oxidoreductase subunit NuoF has protein sequence MAQHQHHVSEGYGPVGPAPKEHQAVYTTLHFDKPWSYENYLKTGGYSALRRILEEKMDPTAVIEMVKQSGLRGRGGAGFPTGLKWSFMPKGSGMQKYILCNSDESEPGTCKDRDILRYNPHSVIEGMAIACYATGSTVGYNYLRGEFHHEPFEHLEEATAEAYANGWLGRDILGSGTDIEIHNVLGAGAYICGEETALMESLEGKKGQPRFKPPFPANFGLYGKPTTINNTETFASVPAIVRNGPEWFANLGKPNNGGCKIFSVSGQVTRPGNYEIRLGTPFSELLEMAGGMHPGRRIKAVIPGGSSMPVLPGDTMMGLTMDYDALQKAGSGLGSGAVIVMDDTACMVRACQRIARFYFQESCGQCTPCREGTGWMYRMITRIVERQGTLSDLEMLRAAAGQIEGHTICAFGEAAAWPVQGFLRHYWDEFEYAIVNGRFLVDDQRDGTVVAKVAA, from the coding sequence ATGGCGCAGCATCAACACCACGTCTCCGAAGGCTACGGCCCCGTCGGCCCCGCGCCGAAGGAGCACCAGGCCGTCTACACCACGCTGCATTTCGACAAGCCGTGGTCGTACGAGAACTATCTCAAGACCGGCGGCTACAGCGCGCTGCGTCGGATCCTGGAAGAGAAGATGGACCCGACGGCCGTCATCGAGATGGTCAAGCAGTCGGGCCTGCGCGGCCGCGGCGGCGCGGGATTCCCGACCGGGCTGAAGTGGAGCTTCATGCCCAAGGGCAGCGGCATGCAGAAGTACATCCTCTGCAACTCCGACGAGTCGGAGCCGGGCACCTGCAAGGACCGCGATATCCTGCGCTACAACCCGCATTCGGTGATCGAGGGCATGGCGATCGCCTGCTACGCCACCGGCTCCACGGTCGGCTACAACTACCTGCGCGGCGAGTTCCACCACGAACCCTTCGAGCACCTCGAGGAAGCCACTGCCGAGGCCTATGCCAATGGCTGGCTGGGCCGCGACATCCTCGGCTCGGGCACCGACATCGAGATCCACAACGTGCTCGGCGCCGGCGCCTACATCTGCGGCGAAGAAACCGCGCTGATGGAGTCGCTGGAAGGCAAGAAGGGCCAGCCGCGGTTCAAGCCGCCGTTCCCGGCCAACTTCGGCCTGTACGGCAAGCCGACCACCATCAACAACACCGAGACCTTCGCCTCGGTGCCGGCCATCGTGCGCAACGGCCCGGAGTGGTTCGCCAACCTCGGCAAGCCCAACAACGGCGGCTGCAAGATCTTCTCGGTCTCCGGCCAGGTCACGCGCCCGGGCAACTACGAGATCCGCCTGGGCACGCCCTTCAGCGAACTGCTGGAGATGGCCGGCGGCATGCACCCGGGGCGCCGCATCAAGGCGGTGATCCCCGGTGGCTCGTCGATGCCGGTGCTGCCCGGCGACACCATGATGGGCCTCACCATGGATTACGACGCGCTGCAGAAGGCCGGCTCCGGCCTCGGCTCGGGCGCGGTGATCGTGATGGATGACACCGCCTGCATGGTCCGCGCCTGCCAGCGCATCGCACGCTTCTATTTCCAGGAATCCTGCGGCCAGTGCACGCCCTGCCGCGAAGGCACGGGCTGGATGTACCGCATGATCACGCGCATCGTCGAGCGCCAGGGCACGCTGTCCGACCTCGAGATGCTGCGCGCCGCGGCCGGCCAGATCGAGGGCCACACCATCTGCGCGTTCGGCGAAGCGGCGGCATGGCCCGTGCAGGGCTTCCTGCGCCATTACTGGGACGAATTCGAGTACGCGATCGTCAACGGCCGCTTCCTGGTCGACGACCAGCGCGACGGCACGGTCGTTGCGAAGGTGGCCGCATGA
- the nuoE gene encoding NADH-quinone oxidoreductase subunit NuoE has translation MRATGNFENARNVDPMVALSDDTRAHIDHWLTKFPADRKRSAVLQGLFAVQQQNNGFLTDELIAAVAKYLDLPPVWAYEVATFYSMFETKPVGRNNVAICTNISCWLNGAEDLVAHAERNLGCKLGESTADGRVYLKREEECVAACCGAPVVVINGHYHEKLDAAKVDELLDGLK, from the coding sequence ATGAGAGCCACCGGCAACTTCGAGAACGCGCGCAACGTGGACCCGATGGTCGCGTTGAGTGACGACACGCGCGCGCACATCGACCACTGGTTGACCAAGTTTCCCGCCGATCGCAAGCGTTCGGCGGTGCTGCAGGGGCTGTTCGCGGTGCAGCAGCAGAACAATGGTTTCCTCACCGACGAACTGATCGCGGCGGTGGCGAAGTATCTCGACCTGCCGCCGGTGTGGGCGTACGAGGTCGCGACCTTCTACTCGATGTTCGAGACGAAGCCGGTCGGCCGCAACAACGTCGCCATCTGCACCAACATCAGCTGCTGGCTCAACGGCGCCGAAGACCTGGTCGCGCATGCCGAGAGGAATCTCGGCTGCAAGCTCGGCGAATCCACCGCCGACGGCCGCGTCTACCTCAAGCGCGAGGAAGAGTGCGTCGCGGCATGCTGCGGCGCCCCGGTGGTCGTGATCAACGGCCATTACCACGAGAAGCTCGACGCGGCGAAAGTCGACGAGCTGCTCGACGGATTGAAGTGA
- a CDS encoding NADH-quinone oxidoreductase subunit D, which yields MSAHPHAAGSGFASNPGEARQEIRNYTMNFGPQHPAAHGVLRLILEMDGETVVRADPHVGLLHRGTEKLAESKPFNHSIGYMDRLDYVSMMCNEHAYVRAIESLMGIEAPERAQWIRTMFDEITRILNHLMWIGSNGLDLGAMAVMLYSFREREELMDVYEAVSGARMHAAYYRPGGVYRDLPDHMSKYRESPWRKGAKLKRFNESREGTMLDFLEAFTRDFPGRVDEYETLLTDNRIWKQRTVGIGVVSPEKAMAWGMTGAMLRGSGVEWDLRKKQPYARYDQVDFDIAVGTNGDCYDRYLVRVAEMRQSNRIIAQCVAWLKANPGPVMVDNFKVAPPSREEMKDDMEALIHHFKLFSEGYCVPAGETYCAVEAPKGEFGCYLVSDGANKPFRVHLRAPGFAHLSSMDAVVKGHMLSDVVAMIGTYDIVFGEVDR from the coding sequence ATGAGCGCGCATCCGCACGCCGCCGGCAGTGGCTTCGCCAGCAATCCCGGCGAGGCGCGCCAGGAAATCCGCAACTACACGATGAACTTCGGCCCGCAGCATCCGGCCGCGCACGGCGTGTTGCGCCTGATCCTGGAGATGGACGGCGAGACCGTGGTCCGCGCCGACCCGCACGTCGGGCTGCTGCACCGGGGCACCGAGAAGCTGGCCGAGTCCAAGCCGTTCAACCATTCGATCGGCTACATGGATCGCCTCGACTACGTGTCGATGATGTGCAACGAGCACGCCTATGTGCGCGCCATCGAGTCCCTGATGGGCATCGAGGCACCCGAGCGCGCGCAGTGGATCCGCACGATGTTCGACGAGATCACGCGGATCCTGAACCACCTGATGTGGATCGGCTCCAACGGCCTCGACCTCGGCGCGATGGCGGTCATGCTGTATTCGTTCCGCGAGCGCGAAGAGCTGATGGACGTCTATGAGGCGGTCAGCGGCGCGCGCATGCATGCGGCGTACTACCGCCCCGGTGGCGTGTACCGCGACCTGCCCGACCACATGTCGAAGTACCGCGAGTCGCCGTGGCGAAAGGGCGCCAAGCTGAAGCGCTTCAACGAGTCGCGCGAAGGCACGATGCTCGATTTCCTCGAGGCGTTCACCCGCGACTTCCCGGGCCGCGTCGACGAGTACGAGACGCTCCTCACCGACAACCGCATCTGGAAGCAGCGCACCGTCGGCATCGGCGTGGTCAGCCCCGAGAAGGCCATGGCCTGGGGCATGACCGGCGCGATGTTGCGCGGTTCGGGCGTCGAGTGGGACCTGCGCAAGAAGCAGCCCTACGCGCGCTACGACCAGGTCGACTTCGACATCGCGGTCGGCACCAACGGCGATTGCTACGACCGTTATCTGGTGCGCGTCGCCGAGATGCGCCAGTCCAATCGCATCATCGCCCAGTGCGTGGCGTGGCTGAAGGCCAATCCTGGCCCGGTGATGGTCGACAACTTCAAGGTCGCGCCTCCCTCCCGCGAGGAGATGAAGGACGACATGGAAGCCCTGATCCACCACTTCAAGCTGTTCTCCGAGGGCTATTGCGTGCCGGCCGGCGAGACCTACTGCGCGGTCGAGGCGCCCAAGGGCGAGTTCGGCTGCTACCTGGTCAGCGACGGCGCCAACAAGCCCTTCCGCGTGCACCTGCGGGCGCCCGGCTTCGCGCACCTGTCGTCGATGGACGCGGTGGTGAAGGGCCACATGCTGTCCGACGTCGTGGCGATGATCGGCACCTATGACATCGTTTTCGGGGAAGTAGACCGATGA
- a CDS encoding NADH-quinone oxidoreductase subunit C, whose protein sequence is MAESATAFAARLRTRFAAAAVHVALPRGEVAMVVAPADWHASCQALRDEFGFEMLIDLCGIDYLGYGSDEWDTDVSSEGFSRGVEGKGAGRFAFGEQHTQQLAQPDGEGAITVPVQRFAVVVQLLSIANNRRVQVKCFAADDALPVVASVNDLWPGVNWFEREAFDLFGIMFAGHPDLRRILTDYGFIGHPFRKDFPLIGNVEVRYDAEKQRVVYEPVTSVEPRVGVPRVIRDDARYATAAGEDRDLKVGAARTGAGEAK, encoded by the coding sequence ATGGCTGAGTCCGCGACCGCGTTCGCCGCGCGCCTGCGCACGCGCTTCGCCGCCGCTGCCGTGCATGTCGCGCTCCCGCGTGGTGAAGTCGCCATGGTCGTCGCGCCGGCTGACTGGCACGCGAGCTGCCAGGCGCTGCGCGACGAGTTCGGCTTCGAGATGCTGATTGACCTGTGCGGCATCGACTACCTCGGCTACGGCAGCGACGAGTGGGACACCGACGTCTCCTCTGAAGGCTTCAGCCGCGGCGTGGAGGGCAAGGGGGCAGGGCGCTTCGCCTTCGGCGAGCAGCACACCCAGCAGCTCGCGCAGCCCGATGGCGAAGGCGCGATCACCGTTCCCGTGCAGCGCTTCGCGGTGGTCGTGCAGCTGCTGTCGATCGCCAACAACCGCCGCGTGCAGGTGAAGTGCTTCGCGGCCGATGACGCGCTGCCGGTCGTGGCCTCGGTCAATGACCTGTGGCCGGGCGTCAACTGGTTCGAGCGCGAGGCGTTCGACCTGTTCGGCATCATGTTTGCCGGACACCCCGACCTGCGCCGCATCCTCACCGACTACGGCTTCATCGGCCATCCGTTCCGCAAGGACTTCCCGCTGATCGGCAACGTCGAGGTCCGTTACGACGCCGAGAAGCAGCGCGTGGTGTACGAGCCGGTGACTTCGGTCGAGCCCCGCGTCGGCGTGCCGCGCGTGATCCGCGACGACGCACGTTATGCAACCGCCGCCGGCGAGGACCGCGACCTGAAGGTCGGCGCTGCCCGCACCGGCGCAGGAGAGGCGAAATGA
- a CDS encoding NADH-quinone oxidoreductase subunit B, with the protein MGVTRAIRAIADSASNPLPEGRVDDILRPAGDNPLLEQGFVTTSSDILLNWARTGSMWPVTFGLACCAVEMMHAGAARLDMDRYGVIFRPSPRQSDVMIVAGTLVNKMAPALRKVYDQMPDPKWVISMGSCANGGGYYHYSYSVVRGCDRVVPVDIYVPGCPPTAEALVHGILQLQKKIRRSTNFGENKVGQRNG; encoded by the coding sequence ATGGGAGTGACCCGGGCGATCCGCGCGATTGCGGACTCCGCGAGCAACCCGCTGCCTGAAGGCCGCGTCGACGACATCCTGCGTCCCGCGGGCGACAACCCGCTGCTGGAGCAGGGCTTCGTCACCACCAGCTCGGACATCCTCCTCAACTGGGCGCGCACCGGCTCGATGTGGCCGGTCACGTTCGGCCTCGCCTGCTGCGCGGTCGAGATGATGCATGCCGGCGCCGCGCGCCTCGACATGGACCGTTACGGCGTGATCTTCCGCCCGTCGCCGCGCCAGTCCGACGTGATGATCGTGGCCGGCACCCTGGTCAACAAGATGGCCCCGGCGCTGCGCAAGGTCTACGACCAGATGCCCGACCCCAAGTGGGTGATCTCGATGGGCAGCTGTGCCAATGGCGGCGGCTACTACCACTATTCGTATTCCGTGGTCCGCGGCTGCGACCGCGTGGTGCCGGTGGACATCTATGTCCCGGGCTGCCCGCCGACGGCCGAGGCCCTGGTGCACGGCATCCTGCAGTTGCAGAAGAAAATCCGCCGCTCCACCAATTTCGGCGAGAACAAGGTGGGCCAGCGCAATGGCTGA
- a CDS encoding NADH-quinone oxidoreductase subunit A gives MLAEYLPTLLFLIVATGIGIALILVGNLLGPKHPTVEKLSAYECGYAPFEDARMPFDVRYYLIAIQFIVFDLEIIFIVPWATVFRELGVLGLIEMGIFVGMLLLGFIYVWKKGALEWE, from the coding sequence GTGCTGGCCGAATATCTGCCGACCCTATTGTTCCTGATCGTCGCCACGGGGATCGGCATCGCCCTGATCCTGGTCGGCAACCTGCTGGGGCCCAAGCACCCCACCGTCGAGAAGCTCTCCGCCTACGAATGCGGCTACGCGCCCTTCGAGGACGCGCGCATGCCGTTCGACGTGCGCTATTACCTGATCGCCATCCAGTTCATCGTCTTCGACCTGGAAATCATCTTCATCGTGCCGTGGGCCACCGTGTTCCGTGAGCTCGGCGTGCTCGGCCTCATCGAGATGGGCATCTTCGTGGGCATGCTGCTGCTCGGTTTCATCTATGTCTGGAAGAAGGGAGCGCTGGAATGGGAGTGA
- the secG gene encoding preprotein translocase subunit SecG, with product MLPLILNVVFVLIAIAMVALILMQRGAGASAGSGFGGGASATVFGSRGASNFLSKSTKWLAISFFAITLFMAWQATNSARQQGATQVDLGVMSEVPTAPAPVAAPQGTVPAAPSTVPEQSPVPTAPDAQPPADAPAQPVPAQEGPQGG from the coding sequence ATGCTTCCCCTCATCCTCAACGTGGTCTTCGTGCTCATCGCCATCGCGATGGTCGCCCTGATCCTGATGCAGCGCGGCGCCGGTGCCTCGGCGGGCTCCGGCTTCGGCGGTGGCGCCTCGGCGACGGTGTTCGGCTCGCGCGGCGCATCCAATTTCCTGTCCAAGTCCACCAAGTGGCTGGCCATCTCGTTCTTCGCCATCACGCTGTTCATGGCGTGGCAGGCCACCAACTCCGCGCGCCAGCAGGGCGCCACGCAGGTCGACCTGGGCGTGATGTCCGAGGTTCCGACGGCACCCGCGCCTGTCGCGGCCCCGCAAGGCACGGTCCCGGCCGCGCCGTCGACCGTTCCCGAGCAATCCCCGGTGCCCACGGCACCCGACGCGCAGCCTCCGGCTGATGCGCCCGCGCAGCCCGTTCCGGCGCAGGAGGGTCCGCAGGGCGGCTGA